The following proteins are co-located in the Paraphotobacterium marinum genome:
- a CDS encoding DUF3283 family protein, translated as MNMKENNLSNLDEHEKNLINLQKHAAYLVWKVEESICAPAEIRDFENNITNPIERDAFKKFVSDYKKKLGKI; from the coding sequence ATGAATATGAAAGAAAATAACTTAAGTAACCTTGATGAGCATGAAAAAAATTTGATTAATTTACAAAAACACGCTGCCTATTTGGTTTGGAAAGTAGAAGAGTCAATTTGCGCACCAGCTGAAATTAGAGATTTTGAAAATAATATAACAAATCCTATTGAAAGAGATGCATTTAAGAAATTTGTATCAGACTATAAAAAAAAATTAGGTAAAATTTAA
- a CDS encoding bifunctional metallophosphatase/5'-nucleotidase, with amino-acid sequence MKLNIFHINDTHSNFDPSILKLTVPIQNELIEFWVDCGGFSYINSEKKRRKKDSLANNLPFFFFDGGDTFQGSLYFSYFKGKANADLYNILSPDGMALGNHELDLGNELFYEFLDEINFPIFAGNWDLSKESPSKLSSKINKDHLIDYNVKQQIANYKIYNVNNVKLAVFGITIDNMAEIASPDHDTEFLKAIPVIQNTVQHLHNLKIRHIILLSHLGFKKDQEVAEKVDGISIIIGGHTHTLLGNFSNVGLKKIEEYPFVMNNTLIVQSGSNSLSYGYLELTLNSDGVVSSYNGNNYLMLDTQFYNDKDKKKLIDSSLSKKIFSYLKRQDGVIFASKDKRIEHCLNTNYRQIKAKLEKKIIAQVEEDLNHIRIPNDNKSSCVAPLVADSFLWSANKLGKNADFAIHNAGGVRSHIPKGNLSEGDISGKILPFEIELVQYRLSGEKIKKLLKDSITNALYAKNSSGGSYPYAAGLRFDVKIYQSGQVDVFNVEIKTNNGWAKIIDDREYVSISSSYTATGKEGYDEILSSTIPITPIGICMNDAFIKYSEFRKTLNKNLL; translated from the coding sequence ATGAAGTTAAATATATTTCACATTAATGACACACACTCAAATTTTGATCCATCAATATTAAAATTAACTGTTCCTATTCAGAACGAACTTATTGAATTTTGGGTTGATTGTGGAGGATTTTCTTATATTAATAGTGAAAAGAAGAGAAGAAAGAAGGACTCTTTGGCTAATAATCTACCATTTTTCTTTTTTGATGGTGGAGATACTTTTCAGGGCTCACTTTATTTTTCATACTTTAAAGGGAAAGCAAATGCAGATTTGTATAATATTCTTTCTCCTGATGGAATGGCCTTGGGTAATCACGAGTTAGATCTTGGAAACGAATTGTTTTATGAATTTCTTGATGAAATTAATTTTCCAATATTTGCAGGAAATTGGGATTTATCAAAGGAATCCCCGAGCAAATTAAGCTCTAAGATTAATAAAGATCATCTGATCGATTACAATGTAAAACAGCAGATTGCTAATTATAAAATATATAATGTTAATAATGTTAAATTGGCTGTATTCGGTATAACAATTGATAATATGGCAGAAATAGCAAGTCCAGATCATGATACGGAATTTTTGAAAGCTATCCCTGTTATTCAAAATACAGTTCAACATCTTCATAATTTGAAAATACGTCATATTATATTATTAAGCCATTTAGGATTTAAGAAAGATCAAGAAGTTGCTGAAAAAGTTGATGGAATAAGTATTATAATTGGTGGGCATACTCATACTTTACTTGGAAATTTTTCAAATGTGGGTTTGAAAAAAATTGAAGAATATCCTTTTGTTATGAACAATACCTTGATTGTTCAATCAGGTTCTAATTCCCTAAGTTATGGCTATCTAGAATTGACTTTAAACTCAGATGGAGTAGTGAGTTCTTATAATGGTAATAACTATTTGATGTTGGATACGCAGTTTTATAATGATAAGGACAAAAAAAAATTAATTGATAGCTCTTTGTCGAAGAAGATTTTTTCTTATTTAAAAAGACAAGATGGAGTAATTTTTGCTAGTAAAGATAAACGTATAGAACATTGCCTTAATACCAACTATAGACAGATTAAAGCAAAGTTAGAAAAAAAGATAATTGCTCAAGTAGAGGAAGACTTAAATCATATAAGAATACCTAATGATAACAAATCCAGTTGTGTTGCTCCATTAGTTGCAGATTCTTTTTTATGGTCTGCAAACAAACTCGGTAAAAATGCTGACTTTGCAATTCATAATGCTGGAGGGGTTCGTTCCCATATTCCAAAGGGTAATTTAAGTGAAGGCGATATTTCGGGTAAAATCCTTCCATTTGAAATTGAATTGGTACAATATAGATTAAGCGGAGAAAAAATAAAAAAACTTTTAAAAGATTCAATTACGAATGCTCTTTATGCAAAAAACTCTAGCGGGGGTAGCTATCCATATGCAGCAGGCCTTCGTTTTGATGTTAAAATTTATCAATCAGGTCAGGTAGATGTTTTTAACGTTGAAATTAAAACTAATAATGGATGGGCTAAAATCATTGATGATAGAGAATATGTGTCTATTTCATCAAGTTATACTGCAACAGGAAAAGAAGGATATGATGAGATTTTAAGCTCTACAATTCCAATCACTCCAATTGGAATATGTATGAATGATGCATTTATAAAATATTCTGAATTTAGGAAAACTTTGAATAAAAATTTATTATAA
- a CDS encoding NUDIX domain-containing protein: MSFHYVSRAIIIQKNHLLVCHAKGDQNCYLPGGHIEIGEKAEYALKREIKEEICCDIAELSFFGVIENKWVNGNQEEFELNLIFKVSLDNLNYPDIPKSNEPHLTFSWLDLSKLESSKLEPNPLRIDLKNSYLRMPSYFRSTM, translated from the coding sequence ATGAGTTTCCATTATGTAAGTAGAGCTATTATTATCCAAAAAAACCATCTTTTAGTTTGCCATGCTAAGGGTGATCAGAACTGCTATTTACCAGGCGGTCACATTGAAATCGGTGAAAAAGCCGAATACGCCTTAAAGAGAGAAATAAAAGAAGAAATTTGTTGCGACATAGCTGAACTTAGCTTTTTTGGTGTGATTGAGAATAAGTGGGTTAACGGTAATCAGGAAGAATTTGAATTAAACTTAATTTTTAAAGTATCCTTGGACAATCTAAATTATCCTGATATTCCAAAATCTAATGAACCCCATCTAACTTTTTCTTGGTTAGATCTTAGTAAACTTGAAAGCTCAAAACTTGAGCCAAATCCTTTACGTATAGATTTAAAAAATTCTTATTTACGAATGCCATCATATTTTAGATCTACGATGTAA